In a genomic window of Chrysemys picta bellii isolate R12L10 chromosome 1, ASM1138683v2, whole genome shotgun sequence:
- the SYPL1 gene encoding synaptophysin-like protein 1 isoform X1: MCGLLKPGGCLQASLSVSSFFTDLSPQKMLGLQVNLSPLLEPLGFIKVLEWIFSIFIFATCGVYKGTTTILVSCKGVVNKTVTAAFAYPFRLNAAVFSAPDPTRCSGTWTDFHLVGNFSSSAQFFVTFAVLVFLYCIAALVLYVGYMHLYRNTGKIPLIDLVITVMAAFLWLVSTSAWAKALTDIKISTGPSIVQEIASCKLPGVTCLFASVTSMGTLNLSVVFGLLNMILWGGNAWFVYKETSLHNPSNSTPQSSGIYPPTTGI; this comes from the exons ATGTGTGGGCTGCTCAAGCCAGGGGGTTGCTTGCAGGCCTCATTGTCTGTCTCTTCCTTCTTCACTGATCTTTCTCCCCAGAAAATGCTTGGCCTTCAAGTCAACCTCAGCCCGCTGCTGGAGCCACTTGGCTTCATTAAGGTCCTTGAGTGG ATTTTTTCCATCTTTATTTTTGCCACCTGTGGAGTTTATAAAGGTACAACTACAATTTTAGTTTCTTGTAAAGGTGTTGTGAACAAAACAGTTACAGCTGCTTTTGCTTATCCATTCAG gtTGAATGCAGCTGTGTTTAGTGCACCAGATCCGACACGATGCAGTGGCACTTGGACTGACTTTCACCTTGTGGGCAACTTCTCCTCTTCTGCACAGTTCTTTGTTACTTTTGCAGTCTTGGTATTCCTTTACTGTATTGCTGCCCTTGTACTATATGTTGGGTACATGCACCTGTATCGGAACACTGGCAAAATCCCATTGATT GACTTGGTTATTACTGTCATGGCTGCTTTTCTGTGGCTGGTCAGCACTTCAGCCTGGGCTAAGGCACTTACTGATATAAAAATATCCACTGGTCCCAGCATTGTTCAGGAAATTGCATCTTGCAAATTACCAGGAGTAACTTGTTTGTTTGCCTCTGTTACCAGCATGGGAACTCTGAATCTGTCTGTG GTTTTTGGATTACTTAACATGATTCTGTGGGGAGGAAATGCTTGGTTTGTATACAAGGAGACCAGCTTGCATAACCCATCAAACTCCACTCCCCAAAGCTCAGGAATCTATCCACCAACAACAGGAATATAA
- the SYPL1 gene encoding synaptophysin-like protein 1 isoform X2 has product MLMRPSACRCGLGHGLIFSIFIFATCGVYKGTTTILVSCKGVVNKTVTAAFAYPFRLNAAVFSAPDPTRCSGTWTDFHLVGNFSSSAQFFVTFAVLVFLYCIAALVLYVGYMHLYRNTGKIPLIDLVITVMAAFLWLVSTSAWAKALTDIKISTGPSIVQEIASCKLPGVTCLFASVTSMGTLNLSVVFGLLNMILWGGNAWFVYKETSLHNPSNSTPQSSGIYPPTTGI; this is encoded by the exons ATGTTGATGAGGCCAAGTGCTTGCAGGTGTGGGCTTGGGCATGGCTTG ATTTTTTCCATCTTTATTTTTGCCACCTGTGGAGTTTATAAAGGTACAACTACAATTTTAGTTTCTTGTAAAGGTGTTGTGAACAAAACAGTTACAGCTGCTTTTGCTTATCCATTCAG gtTGAATGCAGCTGTGTTTAGTGCACCAGATCCGACACGATGCAGTGGCACTTGGACTGACTTTCACCTTGTGGGCAACTTCTCCTCTTCTGCACAGTTCTTTGTTACTTTTGCAGTCTTGGTATTCCTTTACTGTATTGCTGCCCTTGTACTATATGTTGGGTACATGCACCTGTATCGGAACACTGGCAAAATCCCATTGATT GACTTGGTTATTACTGTCATGGCTGCTTTTCTGTGGCTGGTCAGCACTTCAGCCTGGGCTAAGGCACTTACTGATATAAAAATATCCACTGGTCCCAGCATTGTTCAGGAAATTGCATCTTGCAAATTACCAGGAGTAACTTGTTTGTTTGCCTCTGTTACCAGCATGGGAACTCTGAATCTGTCTGTG GTTTTTGGATTACTTAACATGATTCTGTGGGGAGGAAATGCTTGGTTTGTATACAAGGAGACCAGCTTGCATAACCCATCAAACTCCACTCCCCAAAGCTCAGGAATCTATCCACCAACAACAGGAATATAA
- the SYPL1 gene encoding synaptophysin-like protein 1 isoform X3 — protein sequence MAWLVKGLLALQIFSIFIFATCGVYKGTTTILVSCKGVVNKTVTAAFAYPFRLNAAVFSAPDPTRCSGTWTDFHLVGNFSSSAQFFVTFAVLVFLYCIAALVLYVGYMHLYRNTGKIPLIDLVITVMAAFLWLVSTSAWAKALTDIKISTGPSIVQEIASCKLPGVTCLFASVTSMGTLNLSVVFGLLNMILWGGNAWFVYKETSLHNPSNSTPQSSGIYPPTTGI from the exons ATGGCTTGGTTGGTGAAGGGTCTCCTGGCTCTCCAA ATTTTTTCCATCTTTATTTTTGCCACCTGTGGAGTTTATAAAGGTACAACTACAATTTTAGTTTCTTGTAAAGGTGTTGTGAACAAAACAGTTACAGCTGCTTTTGCTTATCCATTCAG gtTGAATGCAGCTGTGTTTAGTGCACCAGATCCGACACGATGCAGTGGCACTTGGACTGACTTTCACCTTGTGGGCAACTTCTCCTCTTCTGCACAGTTCTTTGTTACTTTTGCAGTCTTGGTATTCCTTTACTGTATTGCTGCCCTTGTACTATATGTTGGGTACATGCACCTGTATCGGAACACTGGCAAAATCCCATTGATT GACTTGGTTATTACTGTCATGGCTGCTTTTCTGTGGCTGGTCAGCACTTCAGCCTGGGCTAAGGCACTTACTGATATAAAAATATCCACTGGTCCCAGCATTGTTCAGGAAATTGCATCTTGCAAATTACCAGGAGTAACTTGTTTGTTTGCCTCTGTTACCAGCATGGGAACTCTGAATCTGTCTGTG GTTTTTGGATTACTTAACATGATTCTGTGGGGAGGAAATGCTTGGTTTGTATACAAGGAGACCAGCTTGCATAACCCATCAAACTCCACTCCCCAAAGCTCAGGAATCTATCCACCAACAACAGGAATATAA
- the SYPL1 gene encoding synaptophysin-like protein 1 isoform X5 — protein MHLYRNTGKIPLIDLVITVMAAFLWLVSTSAWAKALTDIKISTGPSIVQEIASCKLPGVTCLFASVTSMGTLNLSVVFGLLNMILWGGNAWFVYKETSLHNPSNSTPQSSGIYPPTTGI, from the exons ATGCACCTGTATCGGAACACTGGCAAAATCCCATTGATT GACTTGGTTATTACTGTCATGGCTGCTTTTCTGTGGCTGGTCAGCACTTCAGCCTGGGCTAAGGCACTTACTGATATAAAAATATCCACTGGTCCCAGCATTGTTCAGGAAATTGCATCTTGCAAATTACCAGGAGTAACTTGTTTGTTTGCCTCTGTTACCAGCATGGGAACTCTGAATCTGTCTGTG GTTTTTGGATTACTTAACATGATTCTGTGGGGAGGAAATGCTTGGTTTGTATACAAGGAGACCAGCTTGCATAACCCATCAAACTCCACTCCCCAAAGCTCAGGAATCTATCCACCAACAACAGGAATATAA